DNA from Roseomonas gilardii subsp. gilardii:
CACTCCATGCGCGCGATCTCGGCCCCGCCCAGGCGGCCACCGCAGTTGATGCGGATGCCGCCGGCGCCCAGGCGCATCGCGGACTGCACGGCGCGCTTCATGGCGCGCCGGAAGGCCACGCGGCGCTCCAGCTGCTGGGCGATGCTCTCGGCCACCAGGGTGGCGTCGATCTCGGGCTTGCGGATCTCCATGATGTTCAGGGAGACCTCGGCCCCGGCGAGCTTCGCCAGGTCCTTGCGCAGCACCTCGATGTCGGCGCCCTTCTTGCCGATCACCACGCCAGGGCGGGCGGCATGGATCGTGACGCGCGGCTTCTTGGCCGGGCGCTCGATCACGATGCGCGACACGCCAGCGCCCTTCAGGCGCTCCTTCAGCTTCGTGCGCAGCTTCAGGTCATCATGCAGCATCTTGGAATAGCCCGCGTCGGCGTACCAACGGCTATCCCAGGTGCGGTTGATGCCCAGCCGCAGCCCGATCGGGTTGACTTTGTGACCCATGTTACGCGGCCTCCTGCTGCGGCGCGGTCTCGGCCACCTGCTGCTCCGCCACCACGATGGTGATGTGGCTGAACCACTTCTCGACGCGCGAGGACCGCCCACGGCCACGCGCATGGAAGCGCTTCATGACAACAGCGCGGCCGACCTCGGCGCGGGACACCACCAGACGGTCCACGTCCAGCTGGTGGTTGTTCTCCGCGTTCGCGATCGCGCTCTCCAGCGTCTTCTTGACCGTGTCGGTGATCCGGAACTTGGAGAAGGTCAGGATCGCCACCGCGTCCTGCGCCTTCTTGCCACGGATCAGGCCGGCGGCCAGGTTCAGCTTGCGCGGCGAGACCCGGATGTTCCGGGTGGTCGCCATGGCCTCGGTCTCACCGAGGCGACGCTCATGCTTCGGCTTGCTCATCTCAGCCCCGCTTCGCCTTCTTGTCGGCCGAGTGGCCGGTGAAGGTCCGCGTCGGCGAGAATTCGCCGAACTTGTGGCCGACCATGTTCTCGTTGACCTGCACCGGGATGAACTTCTTCCCGTTGTAGACCCCGAAGGTCAGGCCGACGAACTGCGGAAGGATCGTGCTGCGGCGGCTCCAGATCTTGATGATCTCGTTCCGCCCCGACGCACGCGCCGCATCCGCCTTGTTGAGCAGGTAGCCGTCAACGAACGGCCCCTTCCAAACACTGCGAGCCATCTAATCAGCCCTTCGTCGCGTTGCGCCGGCGAACAATCAGATTGTCCGTCCGCTTGTTGGTGCGGGTCTTGTAACCCTTCGTCGGCTTGCCCCACGGGGTGACCGGGTGACGGCCGCCCGAGGTCCGGCCCTCACCACCGCCATGCGGGTGGTCGACCGGGTTCATGACCACGCCGCGGTTGTGCGGACGGCGGCCCAGCCAGCGGGAGCGACCGGCCTTGCCGATCTGCTGGTTGCTGTTGTCCGGGTTGGACACGGCGCCGATCGAGGCCATGCACTCCGCCCGCACCAGCCGCAGCTCGCCCGACATCAGCTTGATCTGGGCATAGCCCGAATCCTTGCCGACCAGCTGCGCGTAGGAACCCGCGGAACGGGCCATCTTCGCGCCGGCGCCCGGCTTCAGCTCGATGCAGTGGATGATCGTGCCGACCGGAATGGCCGACAGCGGCATCGCATTGCCCGGCTTGATGTCGGCGCGCTGGTCGGACACCACCGTGTCGCCGGCCTTCAGCCGCTGCGGCGCGATGATATAGGCCAGCTCGCCATCCTGGTACTTCAGCAGCGCGATCCAGGCGGTGCGGTTGGGGTCGTACTCCAGCCGCTCGACCGTCGCGGGAACGCCGAACTTGGCGTTCCGCTTGAAGTCCACGTAGCGATAGGTCTGCTTGTGTCCGCCGCCGCGAAACCGGACCGTGGTGCGGCCGTGGTTGTTGCGGCCGCCCGAGTGCTTCTTGCCCTCGGTCAGCTGCTTGACGGGCGCGCCCTTCCACAGCTCGGACCGGTCCACCAGCACCGTCCCGCGCAGGGACGGGGTGACCGGATTGAAGTTCTTCAATGCCATGGCTTACGCGAGCCCCGTCGTGAGGTCGATGGACTGGCCCTCGCCGAGCTTGACCATCGCCTTCTTCCAGTCCGAGCGCACCCCGGGACGACCCTTGAAGCGCTTCGTCTTGCCCTTGACCACCACGGTGTTCACGGCCTTCACCGTCACACCGAACAGGCCCTCCACGGCGGCCTTGATCTCGGGCTTCGTCGCCTCGAGCGCCACCTTGAAGGTCACCTGGCCCTGCTCGTTCAGGGCGGTCGCCTTCTCCGTCACCAGCGGCGCCAGCACGACCTGGTACATCCGCTCGCGCCCGATCACCGGGCGCTTGGCCTTCTCCTGCGTCTCGCTCACGCCAGCCGCTCCTTCAGCGCCTCGACCCCGGCCCGCGTCACCGCGAGGATGTCGTGGTTGAGGATGTCGTACACGTTGGCCCCGACCGTCGGCATGACCTGGACCTTGGGCAGGTTGCGCGCGGCGCGCACGAAGCCCTCGGCCGGGGTCGCATCGACCACCAGCGCGCTCGTCCAGCCCAGCGCCTTGACCTGCTTGGCCAGCTGCGCGGTCTTGGCCGCCTCGGCCGGCACGTCGATCACGACGAGCTTGCCGTCCTTGGCCTTCTGGCTCAGCGCCGAGATCAGGCCCAGGCGACGGACCTTCTTGTTCAGGCTGTAGCCGTGGTCACGGACCACCGGACCATGCACGACGCCACCGGTGCGGAACTGCGGCGCACGGAGCGAACCCTGACGGGCATTGCCGGTCCCCTTCTGGCGATAGGGCTTCTTGGTGGTCCCGGAGACCTCCCCCATGCCCTTCACCTTGTGGGTACCCGCACGTCGCTTCGCGAGCTGCCAGTGCACCACGCGCGCCATGATGTCGGACCGCGGAGTGGCTCCGAAGAGCTCCTCCGGCAGCTCGATCTCACCGGCTTGGCCGTTATCGAGAGTGATAACCTTCACTTGCATCGCTTTTGTCTACCTTTACGCCGGATAGGGCGCGTCGGCGTGGCGCGCGCGCTTCACCGCGTCGCGAACCATCACCCAGGCCCCCGCGGCGCCGGGCACGGAGCCCTTGACCAGCAGCAGCCCCTTCTCCGCATCGACACCCGCCACCACCAGGTTCTGGGTGGTGACGCGCTCGACACCGAGATGGCCGGCCATCTTCTTGTTCTTGAAGGTCTTGCCCGGATCCTGGCGGTTGCCCGTGGAGCCGTGCGAGCGGTGGCTGATCGACACGCCGTGCGACGCCTCGAGACCACGGAAGTTCCAGCGCTTCATCGCACCGGCGAAGCCCTTGCCCTTCGAGGTCGCGGTCACGTCGATGCGCTGACCTGCGACGAAGTGCGACGGCGTCAGCGAAGCACCAGCCTCCAGAACCGCATCGGCAGCGACGCGGAACTCCACCAGCTTGGCCGGCGCTTCCACGCCGGTCTTCGCGAAGTGGCCCTTGTTGGGCTTGGAGACGTTCTTCACCTTCGCCTTCCCGGCACCGACCTGAAGGGCGACATAGCCGTCCTTCTCCTCGGTGCGGGTCGACACCACGCGCACGTCATCGACATGCAACACGGTCACGGGGACGGTCGAACCGTCCTCGTTGAACAGCCGGGTCATGCCCAGCTTCTTGGCGATCAGGCCGGTGCGGCCGTTAGTGGCGGCCATGACAGCAGTCCTCCCGGCTTCAGATCTTGATCTCGACGTCCACGCCCGAGGCGAGGTCGAGCTTCATCAGCGCGTCCACGGTCTGCGGGGTGGGGTCGACGATGTCCAGAAGGCGGCGATGAGTCCGGATCTCGAACTGCTCGCGCGACTTCTTGTCCACGTGCGGGGAGCGATTCACGGTGAACCGCTCGATATGCGTGGGCAGGGGGATCGGGCCCCGCACCCGCGCGCCGGTCCGCTTCGCGGTGTTCACGATCTCCCGCGTGCTGCCATCCAGCACGCGGTGATCGAACGCCTTGAGGCGGATGCGGATGTTTTGCGCGTCAGCCACGGTGCATCACTTCTCGATGGAGGCGACGACGCCGGCGCCGACGGTGCGGCCACCCTCACGGATGGCGAAGCGCAGGCCCTGGTCCATGGCGATCGGGGCGATCAGCTCGACCTCCATCGCCACGTTGTCGCCCGGCATCACCATCTCCACCCCTTCCGGCAGCTTCACCACGCCCGTCACGTCGGTCGTGCGGAAGTAGAACTGCGGACGGTAGTTCGTGAAGAACGGCGTGTGCCGGCCACCCTCTTCCTTGGTCAGGATATAGGCCTCGGCCTTGAACTTCGTGTGCGGCGTGATCGAGCCGGGCTTGGCCAGCACCTGCCCGCGCTCCACGTCCTCACGCTTCGTGCCACGCAGCAGCGCGCCGATGTTGTCCCCCGCCTCGCCGCTGTCCAGCAGCTTGCGGAACATCTCCACACCCGTCACCGTCGTCTTGACCGTGTCCTTCAGGCCCACGATCTCGACTTCCTCGCCCACCTTCACGATGCCCCGCTCCACGCGTCCCGTCACCACCGTGCCGCGCCCCGAGATCGAGAACACGTCCTCGATCGGCATCAGGAACGGCAGGTCCTTCGGACGCTCCGGCTGCGGGATGTAGCGGTCCACCTCCTCCATCAGCTTCAGGATCGCCTGCTCGCCGATCTCCGGCGTCTTGTCTTCCAGCGCCGCGACCGCCGAACCCTTGATGATGGGGATGTCATCGCCCGGGAACTGGTAGGAGGACAGCAGCTCGCGCACCTCCATCTCCACCAGCTCCACCAGGTCAGGGTCCGCCAGGTCCATCTTGTTCAGGAACACCACCAGCGCCGGAACGCCCACCTGCCGCGCCAGCAGGATGTGCTCCCGCGTCTGCGGCATCGGACCGTCGGCCGCCGACACCACCAGGATCGCGCCGTCCATCTGCGCAGCACCCGTGATCATGTTCTTCACGTAGTCCGCGTGGCCAGGGCAGTCCACGTGCGCGTAATGCCGGTTCGCCGTCTCGTACTCCACATGCGCCGTCGAGATCGTGATCCCGCGCGCACGCTCCTCCGGCGCCTTGTCGATCTGGTCATACGCCGTGAACGACGCACCACCCTGCTTCGCCAGCACCTTCGTGATCGCCGCCGTCAGCGACGTCTTGCCGTGGTCAACGTGCCCGATCGTGCCGATGTTGCAGTGCGGCTTCGTCCGCTCGAACTTCGCCTTCGCCATGGTCGTGTCTCTCTAAAGATCGGGTGTCTGTTACCAGCGGTAGTGGCTGAAAGCCTTGTTGGCTTCGGCCATCCGGTGGGTGTCCTCACGCTTCTTCACGGCGGCGCCGCGGTTGTTGGCCGCGTCCATCAGCTCGCCGGAGAGGCGCTCCTCCATCGTGCTCTCGCCGCGCTTGCGCGCGGACTCGATCAGCCAGCGGATCGCCAGGGCCTGACGGCGCTCCGGACGAACCTCCACCGGCACCTGGTACGTGGCACCGCCGACGCGGCGCGAACGCACCTCGACAGCCGGCTTCACGTTATCCATCGCCTCATGGAACACGCGCAGGGGGTCCGCATTCGCGCCAGCGCGGCGCTTCAGCGTATCCATCGCCGCATAGACGATGCCCTCGGCGGTGCTCTTCTTGCCATCATACATCAGCACGTTCATGAAACGGCTGAGGACGATGTCGCCGAACTTCGGGTCCGGCAGGACTTCGCGCTTCTCTGCGCTGTGACGACGAGACATCTCTCAGCCCCTTACTTCGGACGCTTCGCGCCGTAGAGCGAACGACGCTGGCGACGCTTCGCGATGCCCTGCGTATCCAGCACGCCGCGCAGGATGTGGTAGCGCACGCCCGGAAGGTCCTTCACGCGGCCACCACGGATCAGGACCACCGAGTGCTCCTGCAGATTATGCCCCTCACCGGGGATGTAGCTCACCACCTCGTAGCCGTTGGTCAGACGGACCTTCGCCACCTTACGGAGCGCGGAGTTCGGCTTCTTCGGCGTGGTGGTGTAGACGCGAGTGCAAACACCCCGCTTCTGCGGGCAGCCCTGCAGCGCAGGAACCTTGTTGCGGCTCGGCTTCGGCTCGCGCCCCTGGGCGATGAGCTGGTTGATCGTCGGCATGACGCCCCTTCGTGAACCCGTCCCAGCGGCCGCCAGCCCCGCCATGCGAGAGGGCCCGACAGAGCGCGATCCTTCGCACCCCTCGGGCCACCATCCCACCCCCGAACTTCGCCCCCCAGCACAGGAGCAGCCTCGGCGGCGCAGAGCTGTCGTCCAAGAACAAAACCTTCGAGGCCCGGAGGCCCCGTCGAGGGGCGGAGACCTACCCCTCCCCCCATCAGAGTCAAGCAAGAACGCCCCGAAACGGACAGGGCCGGGACCCGAAGGCCCCGGCCCTGCCATGCATGGAACGCGGTTGCCTGCCCCTTTTACTCGGCCGCTTCCTGGCTCCCGCCCGCCAGGGCCGGAGTCGAGGCCGGCAGCCGGCCCTTGTCCCGCTGCGCGGCGAGCGCCCGCAGCCGGTTCATCACGGAGCCCGTGCCCGCCGGGATCAGGCGCCCGACGATCACGTTCTCCTTCAGGCCCGCCAGGGTATCGACCTTGCCGGCCACCGCCGCCTCGGTCAGCACCCGCGTGGTCTCCTGGAAGGAGGCCGCGGAGATGAAGGAGTTGGTCTGCAGGCTCGCCTTGGTGATGCCCTGCAGCACCGGCTCGGCCCGGGCGGGCCGCTCCTTCGCCCGCAGGCGGTGCTCGTTCTCGATGTCGAACTCGATCCGGTCCACCTGCTCCCCGATCAGGTAGGTGGTGTCACCCGGCTCCAGGATCTCGACCTTCTGCAGCATCTGGCGAACGATCACCTCGATATGCTTGTCGTTGATCTTCACGCCCTGGAGCCGGTAGACGTCCTGGATCTCGTTCACGAGATAGTTGGCCAGCGCCTCGACACCCAGCACCCGCAGGATGTCATGCGGCACGCGGGGGCCGTCCACCAGCGGGTCGCCCGCCTTGACGTAGTCGCCCTCCTGCACCGAGACGTGCTTGCCCTTCGGCACCAGGTACTCGCGCTCGATCGGGGCCTCCCCGTCGGGCACGTCCTGCTTCACGATGATCCGGCGCTTCGCCTTGTAATCCTTACCGAATTCCACCCGGCCGTCGATGTCGCTGATGATCGCGGCATCCTTCGGCCGGCGGGCCTCGAACAGCTCCGCGACACGCGGCAGACCGCCGGTGATGTCACGGGTCTTG
Protein-coding regions in this window:
- the rpsC gene encoding 30S ribosomal protein S3, giving the protein MGHKVNPIGLRLGINRTWDSRWYADAGYSKMLHDDLKLRTKLKERLKGAGVSRIVIERPAKKPRVTIHAARPGVVIGKKGADIEVLRKDLAKLAGAEVSLNIMEIRKPEIDATLVAESIAQQLERRVAFRRAMKRAVQSAMRLGAGGIRINCGGRLGGAEIARMEWYREGRVPLHTLRADIDFGTATAKTNYGTCGVKVWIFKGEILAHDPMAQDKRAAEQAPQR
- the rplV gene encoding 50S ribosomal protein L22, whose translation is MSKPKHERRLGETEAMATTRNIRVSPRKLNLAAGLIRGKKAQDAVAILTFSKFRITDTVKKTLESAIANAENNHQLDVDRLVVSRAEVGRAVVMKRFHARGRGRSSRVEKWFSHITIVVAEQQVAETAPQQEAA
- the rpsS gene encoding 30S ribosomal protein S19, whose protein sequence is MARSVWKGPFVDGYLLNKADAARASGRNEIIKIWSRRSTILPQFVGLTFGVYNGKKFIPVQVNENMVGHKFGEFSPTRTFTGHSADKKAKRG
- the rplB gene encoding 50S ribosomal protein L2; the protein is MALKNFNPVTPSLRGTVLVDRSELWKGAPVKQLTEGKKHSGGRNNHGRTTVRFRGGGHKQTYRYVDFKRNAKFGVPATVERLEYDPNRTAWIALLKYQDGELAYIIAPQRLKAGDTVVSDQRADIKPGNAMPLSAIPVGTIIHCIELKPGAGAKMARSAGSYAQLVGKDSGYAQIKLMSGELRLVRAECMASIGAVSNPDNSNQQIGKAGRSRWLGRRPHNRGVVMNPVDHPHGGGEGRTSGGRHPVTPWGKPTKGYKTRTNKRTDNLIVRRRNATKG
- a CDS encoding 50S ribosomal protein L23, which encodes MGRERMYQVVLAPLVTEKATALNEQGQVTFKVALEATKPEIKAAVEGLFGVTVKAVNTVVVKGKTKRFKGRPGVRSDWKKAMVKLGEGQSIDLTTGLA
- the rplD gene encoding 50S ribosomal protein L4, with amino-acid sequence MQVKVITLDNGQAGEIELPEELFGATPRSDIMARVVHWQLAKRRAGTHKVKGMGEVSGTTKKPYRQKGTGNARQGSLRAPQFRTGGVVHGPVVRDHGYSLNKKVRRLGLISALSQKAKDGKLVVIDVPAEAAKTAQLAKQVKALGWTSALVVDATPAEGFVRAARNLPKVQVMPTVGANVYDILNHDILAVTRAGVEALKERLA
- the rplC gene encoding 50S ribosomal protein L3, giving the protein MAATNGRTGLIAKKLGMTRLFNEDGSTVPVTVLHVDDVRVVSTRTEEKDGYVALQVGAGKAKVKNVSKPNKGHFAKTGVEAPAKLVEFRVAADAVLEAGASLTPSHFVAGQRIDVTATSKGKGFAGAMKRWNFRGLEASHGVSISHRSHGSTGNRQDPGKTFKNKKMAGHLGVERVTTQNLVVAGVDAEKGLLLVKGSVPGAAGAWVMVRDAVKRARHADAPYPA
- the rpsJ gene encoding 30S ribosomal protein S10, whose product is MADAQNIRIRLKAFDHRVLDGSTREIVNTAKRTGARVRGPIPLPTHIERFTVNRSPHVDKKSREQFEIRTHRRLLDIVDPTPQTVDALMKLDLASGVDVEIKI
- the tuf gene encoding elongation factor Tu, which codes for MAKAKFERTKPHCNIGTIGHVDHGKTSLTAAITKVLAKQGGASFTAYDQIDKAPEERARGITISTAHVEYETANRHYAHVDCPGHADYVKNMITGAAQMDGAILVVSAADGPMPQTREHILLARQVGVPALVVFLNKMDLADPDLVELVEMEVRELLSSYQFPGDDIPIIKGSAVAALEDKTPEIGEQAILKLMEEVDRYIPQPERPKDLPFLMPIEDVFSISGRGTVVTGRVERGIVKVGEEVEIVGLKDTVKTTVTGVEMFRKLLDSGEAGDNIGALLRGTKREDVERGQVLAKPGSITPHTKFKAEAYILTKEEGGRHTPFFTNYRPQFYFRTTDVTGVVKLPEGVEMVMPGDNVAMEVELIAPIAMDQGLRFAIREGGRTVGAGVVASIEK
- the rpsG gene encoding 30S ribosomal protein S7 — its product is MSRRHSAEKREVLPDPKFGDIVLSRFMNVLMYDGKKSTAEGIVYAAMDTLKRRAGANADPLRVFHEAMDNVKPAVEVRSRRVGGATYQVPVEVRPERRQALAIRWLIESARKRGESTMEERLSGELMDAANNRGAAVKKREDTHRMAEANKAFSHYRW
- the rpsL gene encoding 30S ribosomal protein S12, which encodes MPTINQLIAQGREPKPSRNKVPALQGCPQKRGVCTRVYTTTPKKPNSALRKVAKVRLTNGYEVVSYIPGEGHNLQEHSVVLIRGGRVKDLPGVRYHILRGVLDTQGIAKRRQRRSLYGAKRPK